From a single Staphylococcus epidermidis genomic region:
- a CDS encoding GH25 family lysozyme encodes MLKKFSYSIISLSIFATSLNFIDTQAQASSSSVSEKGTMGYGYQQYLKDHPKKQPHKTQNRSTFSAESNITETNNGERVLDISEWQGLLTNEQIKQLKKNYDFIILRAQYGSEYVDKTFEKNAELLEQNKMKYGVYSYSMYESPKDARYEANTLSQRAPKAAFYINDYEEQTVKSGDDETATQAWANEMRKLAGNKKILFYSYENFMLNHASNAVSSYDGYWLAAYQAEEPNREKVLWQYTNSYYSPELNQNVDANYIDENVNSSWFTS; translated from the coding sequence ATGTTAAAGAAATTTTCTTACTCAATCATTTCACTTTCAATTTTCGCTACTAGCCTTAATTTTATAGATACTCAAGCACAAGCGTCTTCATCTTCTGTAAGCGAAAAAGGTACAATGGGGTATGGCTATCAACAATACTTAAAAGACCATCCTAAAAAGCAACCTCATAAAACACAAAATCGTTCTACTTTCTCTGCTGAATCTAATATTACTGAAACAAATAATGGTGAAAGAGTCTTAGATATTTCTGAATGGCAAGGACTTTTAACTAATGAACAAATAAAACAACTAAAGAAAAATTATGATTTTATTATTTTAAGAGCACAGTACGGTTCAGAATACGTTGATAAGACTTTTGAAAAAAATGCAGAATTATTAGAACAAAATAAAATGAAATACGGCGTGTACTCTTATAGCATGTACGAAAGTCCAAAAGATGCACGTTATGAAGCTAACACTTTATCTCAACGCGCCCCCAAAGCCGCCTTTTACATCAATGATTATGAAGAACAAACCGTTAAATCCGGAGATGATGAAACAGCGACACAAGCATGGGCAAACGAAATGAGAAAGCTTGCTGGAAACAAGAAGATCCTTTTTTATTCATATGAAAACTTCATGTTAAATCATGCATCAAATGCTGTCAGTTCATATGATGGCTACTGGTTAGCAGCATATCAAGCTGAGGAACCAAACCGAGAGAAAGTGCTATGGCAATATACAAATAGTTACTACTCTCCTGAATTAAATCAAAATGTCGATGCAAATTATATTGACGAAAATGTGAATTCGTCTTGGTTCACTTCATAA